The following are encoded in a window of Marispirochaeta aestuarii genomic DNA:
- a CDS encoding tetratricopeptide repeat protein, whose amino-acid sequence MSKQHFGLFCLALVLLFSGCSSTPDRPETVSLAKNRAAEYTEYGNRYFDQALFDQALKFYIMALENNIAVDYKEGIVLSRDALGQTYLMLGRFAEAGTSLQAARELAARMQRSDLELRVLNSQLKLALNRGSMQQARRIFDEARELLNKTGNTPEDILADIYHSMGALEKADGNLQEARGNLEKSIAINRRLDRREEIAGSLYMLASVFSKLEEYPAARDYLHSALDMDKQIENTLGIADDYFALGIVNSRMGNREEAYLHLQTALDIYAVLNRRENTMETLSVLIDLAGELGREDEADIYRSTMEKIQRTAG is encoded by the coding sequence ATGAGTAAACAGCACTTTGGCCTCTTCTGCCTGGCACTGGTTCTACTCTTCAGCGGCTGCTCCTCCACGCCGGATCGGCCGGAAACGGTGTCCCTCGCCAAAAACCGGGCAGCCGAGTATACCGAATACGGCAACCGCTATTTTGATCAGGCTCTTTTTGACCAGGCCCTGAAGTTCTATATCATGGCTCTGGAAAACAATATTGCCGTGGATTATAAAGAGGGGATCGTCCTTTCCCGGGATGCCCTTGGACAGACCTATCTTATGCTTGGGCGCTTTGCCGAGGCCGGAACTTCGCTCCAGGCTGCCAGGGAGCTGGCGGCACGCATGCAGCGAAGCGACCTGGAACTCCGGGTACTGAACAGCCAGCTAAAGCTGGCACTGAACCGGGGCAGCATGCAGCAGGCCCGCAGGATCTTCGACGAAGCCCGGGAACTGCTGAATAAAACCGGGAATACTCCTGAGGATATTCTTGCGGATATCTATCACAGCATGGGAGCCCTGGAAAAGGCGGACGGGAATCTCCAGGAAGCCAGGGGAAATCTGGAAAAGAGCATAGCGATCAACAGACGCCTGGACCGCAGGGAAGAGATTGCCGGATCCCTGTACATGCTGGCTTCGGTTTTCTCAAAACTTGAGGAGTATCCTGCAGCCCGGGATTATCTGCACTCCGCCCTGGATATGGACAAGCAGATAGAAAACACCCTCGGAATAGCGGATGACTACTTTGCCCTGGGGATTGTAAACAGCAGGATGGGAAACCGGGAGGAAGCCTATCTTCATCTGCAGACCGCCCTGGATATATACGCCGTACTCAACAGGCGCGAGAACACCATGGAAACCCTCTCTGTCCTGATTGACCTGGCGGGGGAACTGGGCCGTGAAGACGAAGCGGACATCTACAGAAGCACTATGGAAAAGATTCAGAGGACCGCAGGATGA
- a CDS encoding LysM peptidoglycan-binding domain-containing M23 family metallopeptidase gives MRIRSILCPVLLIQGLLFALPDYPLIRELSFRDPLFIQLGEEIADFYKAEARKSVLPELIFFRHILKEDQDLFSIASRCSLPYDTLASLNGYVRNTRLQKGESLLLPNQPGLFVPRDPRNDMDRFSESIPRENGIPCSPFGDQEYIFYPGERFGPVERSFFLGVFLGFPLRAGVVSSSYGERIDPFSGHSQFHHGIDLAAPMGAEVLAAREGRVIFNGADEVYGLYIVLEHANGYQTLYGHLKKSLVRLNQEVVLGMIIGEVGVTGQTTGPHLHFEVRRKGVSRDPSYFIR, from the coding sequence ATGAGAATCAGAAGCATACTCTGTCCCGTACTGCTGATTCAGGGGCTTCTGTTTGCCCTTCCCGACTATCCTCTTATCAGAGAATTGAGCTTTCGGGACCCCCTTTTTATCCAGCTGGGGGAAGAAATCGCTGATTTTTACAAGGCAGAGGCCCGAAAATCAGTCCTTCCGGAACTGATCTTTTTCAGACATATCCTCAAGGAGGATCAGGATCTTTTTTCCATCGCATCCCGCTGCTCTCTGCCCTACGATACCCTCGCCAGCCTGAACGGTTACGTCCGCAACACAAGACTGCAGAAGGGAGAAAGTCTGTTGCTGCCGAATCAGCCGGGTCTGTTCGTACCCCGGGATCCCCGTAACGATATGGACAGGTTTTCCGAATCAATTCCCCGGGAAAACGGTATTCCCTGCAGTCCCTTTGGCGACCAGGAGTATATTTTCTATCCCGGAGAACGCTTCGGACCTGTGGAACGATCATTTTTCCTGGGAGTTTTTCTCGGTTTTCCCCTGCGGGCAGGGGTTGTCAGTTCCAGTTACGGAGAGCGAATCGATCCCTTCAGCGGACACAGCCAGTTTCATCACGGAATCGATCTTGCCGCTCCCATGGGCGCAGAGGTCCTGGCCGCCAGGGAAGGGAGGGTGATTTTTAATGGCGCTGACGAGGTTTACGGCCTCTACATAGTCCTGGAGCATGCAAACGGCTACCAGACCCTCTACGGACATCTAAAAAAAAGCCTTGTACGATTGAATCAGGAAGTAGTATTGGGTATGATTATAGGAGAGGTTGGTGTTACAGGACAGACAACAGGTCCTCATCTCCATTTCGAAGTCCGACGGAAGGGTGTCTCCAGGGACCCTTCGTATTTTATTCGGTAA
- a CDS encoding penicillin-binding protein 1A gives MAFSRRQRVIVQIIIGITLLVALGVGITLGLAIASIRNIDVVRELRDYRPSLPTQILDRNGKLITELFGEEKREIIHVDELPKHLIYAVLTREDRNFYTHSGFDFVRTTKAAIDMAMGRFSGGGSTITQQVAGRLFADRSKKTIERKIRELWFAFLLERSFTKDEILELYLNQEFLGHGTYGVEAASQLYFGHSAREVSIAEAAILVPLFSAPSGYSPILHPEAARDRQRYVLDQMIQLGYVAKEEADDSFRDFWDSWDYTRSSSTSAYLSNESQAPYFSEYIRQQLEDLLFGSVDIYKDGYIVHTTLDLEYQRTADSIMREGIRSINQRYRSSSQERFSVVDTRYVPLLDMMSLAFNIDNIKVAGARQRREAKSSYLGKMNPLVDLIAMSTGSQSLKSFVNRTYDYQKTENDRSIIEGALITLENETGHILSMVGGSDFETTKLNRAVQSKLQPGSSFKPLYYSAAISSGKFTPATRLYDGPIVFWNADGTPYEPQNFLGEWEGSVLLRYALATSMNVPSIQVLDGIGFDAAIERASRLLGLYDQRNNEDVFPRRYPLGLGIVSVAPINMARAFATFPNAGKEVVPIGITYIQDRQGNMVLEHEKELLSQRKGQNTRILSPQAAYVMVDLLESTVEFGTLANRRRNIGGFDGMPMAGKTGTTQNWGDAWTVGFSPYMTTAVWFGFDMPGNSLGRYITGATAAGPIWARFMKEVHSNLEPKDFFKPDSGIVTVRVCAVSGKLPTQECDEGIIEEIFIAGTEPREACEIHQFQQQRDEVLLKHIQDNMLIQDFSVPDTEFPELTPPSFDNDLNENPALEDPDTSGSFNPLLD, from the coding sequence ATGGCATTTTCCCGTCGTCAGCGCGTAATTGTGCAAATCATCATCGGTATAACCCTCCTGGTCGCCCTGGGCGTCGGAATTACCCTCGGACTGGCAATCGCATCGATACGTAATATCGATGTAGTCCGGGAACTCAGGGACTACCGCCCTTCTCTACCGACCCAGATCCTTGATCGTAACGGCAAACTCATTACCGAACTCTTTGGAGAGGAAAAACGGGAGATCATTCATGTTGATGAGCTTCCCAAGCACCTTATTTACGCTGTACTTACCAGGGAAGACCGCAATTTTTACACCCATTCCGGTTTCGACTTTGTCCGGACCACCAAGGCGGCCATCGATATGGCCATGGGCCGCTTCTCAGGCGGCGGAAGCACCATAACCCAGCAGGTAGCGGGCCGACTTTTTGCGGACCGTTCGAAAAAAACGATTGAACGCAAAATTCGGGAACTCTGGTTTGCATTCCTGTTGGAAAGATCCTTTACGAAAGATGAGATCCTGGAACTCTACCTTAACCAGGAGTTTCTGGGCCATGGTACCTACGGTGTGGAGGCGGCATCCCAGCTCTATTTCGGCCACTCGGCCAGGGAAGTAAGCATAGCTGAAGCGGCTATCCTTGTACCTCTTTTTTCTGCCCCTTCGGGCTACTCCCCCATTCTCCATCCCGAAGCCGCCCGGGACCGTCAACGCTACGTCCTGGATCAGATGATTCAACTGGGATACGTGGCCAAAGAAGAGGCCGACGACTCCTTCCGGGATTTCTGGGATTCCTGGGATTATACCAGATCGAGCAGCACCAGCGCCTATCTGTCGAATGAGAGCCAGGCTCCCTATTTCAGCGAATATATACGCCAGCAGCTCGAGGATCTTCTGTTCGGCTCCGTGGACATCTACAAGGACGGATATATCGTACATACAACCCTGGATCTGGAATATCAGCGCACCGCCGATTCAATTATGCGTGAGGGGATACGTTCCATCAATCAGCGATACAGATCTTCATCCCAGGAACGTTTTTCCGTTGTCGATACCAGGTACGTACCGCTGCTTGACATGATGTCTCTGGCATTCAATATCGATAATATAAAGGTTGCCGGGGCACGGCAGCGACGGGAAGCAAAATCATCGTACCTGGGAAAAATGAATCCCCTGGTGGACCTGATCGCCATGTCCACGGGCTCCCAGTCCCTCAAGAGCTTTGTCAACCGTACCTACGATTACCAGAAAACAGAAAATGACCGTTCAATTATAGAGGGGGCCCTGATTACCCTGGAAAATGAGACGGGACACATACTCTCCATGGTGGGAGGTTCGGATTTTGAAACCACAAAACTGAATCGCGCCGTCCAGTCCAAGCTTCAGCCCGGATCCTCCTTCAAACCCCTGTACTATTCCGCCGCCATTTCTTCGGGTAAATTCACCCCCGCCACCCGTCTTTATGACGGCCCCATTGTCTTCTGGAATGCCGACGGTACCCCCTACGAACCCCAGAACTTCCTGGGTGAGTGGGAGGGTTCCGTACTTCTGCGATATGCCCTGGCTACATCGATGAACGTGCCTTCCATCCAGGTACTGGACGGTATCGGTTTCGACGCCGCTATTGAACGGGCCTCCCGCCTTCTGGGACTGTACGATCAGCGAAATAACGAGGATGTTTTTCCCCGCCGCTATCCCCTGGGCCTTGGAATCGTCTCGGTGGCACCCATCAATATGGCCCGGGCCTTCGCCACTTTTCCCAACGCCGGCAAGGAGGTTGTACCCATCGGTATAACCTATATTCAGGACAGGCAGGGGAACATGGTCCTGGAACACGAGAAGGAACTACTCAGTCAGCGCAAGGGACAGAATACCCGCATACTCTCTCCCCAGGCCGCCTACGTTATGGTGGACCTCCTCGAGAGTACCGTTGAATTCGGAACCCTGGCGAACAGACGTCGCAACATCGGCGGTTTCGACGGCATGCCCATGGCGGGAAAAACCGGCACGACCCAGAACTGGGGAGACGCCTGGACGGTGGGGTTTTCGCCGTACATGACAACCGCAGTCTGGTTCGGGTTCGATATGCCGGGAAACAGCCTCGGCCGTTATATTACCGGAGCCACAGCCGCCGGTCCCATTTGGGCCCGTTTCATGAAAGAGGTCCACAGCAATCTTGAACCGAAGGACTTCTTCAAGCCCGACTCCGGTATCGTTACTGTTCGGGTATGTGCCGTCTCGGGAAAACTGCCGACCCAGGAGTGCGACGAAGGAATAATAGAGGAGATATTTATTGCCGGGACCGAACCCCGTGAAGCCTGCGAAATCCACCAGTTTCAGCAGCAGCGGGATGAAGTACTCTTGAAGCATATTCAGGATAACATGCTTATTCAGGACTTTTCCGTACCCGACACTGAATTTCCCGAACTGACACCTCCTTCTTTTGACAATGACCTGAATGAAAATCCTGCGCTGGAAGATCCCGATACATCCGGGTCTTTTAACCCGCTGCTCGATTAG
- a CDS encoding ParB/RepB/Spo0J family partition protein, protein MQINVKDISVKNRIRVNLGNLNQLMESIRHYGLMNPIIVTPRYELIAGQRRLEAVKRLGWQKIEARVVDNLSDADRLEMEIDENLHRRPLNPDELADGYSRLTRLRNPGFFRRLWRSITGFFKRLFKFRKRR, encoded by the coding sequence ATGCAGATCAATGTTAAGGACATAAGCGTCAAGAACCGCATTCGAGTAAACCTTGGAAACCTTAATCAGCTCATGGAGAGTATCCGCCATTACGGTCTTATGAACCCGATTATCGTTACTCCCAGGTACGAGCTGATTGCCGGCCAACGGCGCCTTGAGGCGGTCAAACGCCTGGGATGGCAGAAAATAGAAGCACGCGTTGTGGATAACCTTAGTGATGCGGACAGACTTGAAATGGAGATCGATGAAAACCTGCACCGCCGCCCGCTGAATCCCGATGAGCTGGCGGACGGCTACTCCCGCCTCACCAGGCTGAGGAACCCCGGTTTCTTTCGCCGGCTGTGGCGATCGATAACCGGGTTCTTCAAGCGTCTGTTCAAATTCAGGAAACGACGTTAA